Proteins from one Salmonella bongori NCTC 12419 genomic window:
- the yfhb gene encoding phosphatidylglycerophosphatase C: protein MASHERRVVFFDLDGTLHQQDMFGSFLRYLLRRQPLNALLVLPLLPIIGIGLLVKGRAARWPMSLLLWGCTFGHSETRLQAHQADFVRWFRANVTAFPVVQERLTTYLLSSDADIWLITGSPQSLVEQVYFDTPWLPRVNLIASQMARGYGGWVLTVRCLGHEKVAQLERKIGTPLRLYSGYSDSKQDNPLLYFCQHRWRVTPHGELQQLE from the coding sequence TTGGCCAGCCACGAGCGTCGTGTCGTCTTTTTTGATTTGGATGGAACGTTACATCAACAGGATATGTTCGGCAGTTTTCTGCGCTATTTGTTGCGCCGCCAGCCGCTCAATGCGCTGCTCGTACTGCCGCTGTTGCCCATTATCGGTATCGGTTTACTGGTAAAAGGCCGTGCGGCCCGCTGGCCAATGAGTCTGTTGTTGTGGGGATGTACTTTCGGCCATAGTGAAACGCGATTACAGGCGCATCAGGCAGATTTTGTCCGCTGGTTTCGCGCTAACGTTACGGCGTTTCCGGTCGTGCAGGAGCGTCTGACCACCTATCTGTTGAGCTCTGATGCGGATATCTGGCTGATTACCGGCTCTCCACAATCCCTGGTGGAGCAGGTCTATTTTGATACGCCGTGGCTGCCGCGCGTGAACCTTATTGCCAGCCAGATGGCGCGAGGATATGGCGGCTGGGTATTGACCGTGCGCTGTCTGGGCCATGAAAAAGTTGCTCAACTGGAGCGAAAAATTGGTACGCCGCTGCGTCTTTATAGTGGCTACAGCGACAGTAAACAGGATAACCCGCTGCTCTATTTTTGCCAGCATCGCTGGCGGGTGACGCCACACGGTGAGTTGCAGCAGCTCGAATAG
- a CDS encoding YfhL family 4Fe-4S dicluster ferredoxin: MALLITKKCINCDMCEPECPNEAISMGDSIYEINSDKCTECVGHYETPTCQKVCPIPNTILQDPAHIETEEQLWDKFVLMHHADKLQTE, translated from the coding sequence ATGGCCCTGTTAATCACCAAAAAATGTATCAATTGCGATATGTGCGAGCCTGAATGCCCCAATGAGGCGATTTCAATGGGCGACAGCATTTATGAGATTAACAGCGACAAGTGTACCGAATGCGTAGGCCATTACGAAACGCCGACATGCCAGAAAGTTTGCCCAATCCCCAATACGATTTTGCAGGATCCTGCCCATATCGAAACCGAAGAACAATTGTGGGATAAATTTGTTCTGATGCATCACGCGGATAAGCTGCAGACCGAATAA
- the mltF gene encoding membrane-bound lytic murein transglycosylase MltF codes for MKKLKINYLFIGILTLLLAAALWPSIPWFGKTENSVAAIQARGVLRVSTIDSPLTYSVINGKKYGLDYELAKQFANYLGVKLQVTVRQNISQLFDDLDNGNADLLAAGLVYDSARVKNYQPGPMYYSVSQQLVYRVGQYRPRSLATVNENQLTIAPGHVVVNDLQRLKETKFPDLSWKVDDKKGSTTLLEEVISGKLDYTIADSVAISLFQRVHPELAVALDVTDEQPVTWFSRLDDDNTLSAALLDFFNSINEDGSLARVEEKYLGHGDDFDYVDTRSFLRAVDNVLPELEPLFKKYAKAIDWRLLAAISYQESHWDPLATSPTGVRGLMMLTKNTAQSLGLTDRTDAEQSISGGARYLEDMMAKVPETVPEDERIWFALAAYNMGYAHMLDARALTVKTKGNPDSWTDVKQRLPLLSQKPYYSKLTYGYARGHEAYAYVENIRKYQISLVGYLQEKEKQKAEAMKLAQNYPIVSPEELDKAPFPFLSFLTQSSGYLAHSPSLLFTSQKKEEK; via the coding sequence TTGAAAAAATTAAAGATTAATTATCTGTTCATCGGCATATTGACGCTGCTGCTGGCAGCAGCCCTTTGGCCTTCTATCCCCTGGTTCGGCAAAACCGAAAATTCTGTCGCCGCGATTCAAGCCCGGGGGGTACTGCGCGTCAGTACGATCGACTCGCCATTAACCTATTCCGTCATCAACGGTAAAAAATATGGTCTGGACTATGAGCTGGCAAAACAGTTCGCCAACTATCTGGGGGTAAAACTGCAAGTGACGGTACGCCAGAATATCAGCCAGTTGTTTGACGATCTGGACAATGGCAACGCCGACTTGCTCGCGGCAGGGCTGGTCTACGACAGCGCGCGCGTTAAAAATTATCAGCCCGGTCCCATGTATTACTCGGTTTCGCAACAGCTCGTCTACCGGGTCGGACAATATCGCCCACGTTCGCTGGCGACCGTTAACGAAAATCAGCTTACCATTGCGCCAGGGCACGTCGTGGTCAATGATTTACAGCGTTTAAAAGAGACAAAATTTCCCGACCTCAGCTGGAAGGTGGATGATAAAAAAGGCTCGACGACGCTGCTGGAAGAGGTCATCAGCGGCAAACTGGATTATACCATTGCCGATTCAGTGGCGATCAGTCTGTTTCAACGCGTCCATCCCGAACTGGCCGTGGCGCTGGATGTCACGGATGAACAGCCTGTGACCTGGTTTAGCCGACTGGACGACGATAATACGCTCTCCGCCGCGCTGCTCGATTTTTTCAATTCGATCAATGAAGATGGTTCGCTGGCACGGGTAGAAGAGAAATACCTGGGGCACGGCGATGATTTCGATTACGTTGATACCCGCTCTTTTCTGCGGGCGGTGGATAACGTTCTGCCGGAGCTGGAGCCCTTATTTAAGAAGTACGCCAAAGCGATAGACTGGCGTTTGCTGGCGGCGATTTCTTATCAGGAATCACACTGGGACCCACTGGCAACATCACCCACTGGCGTGCGCGGCCTGATGATGTTGACGAAAAATACGGCCCAAAGTCTGGGGCTGACCGATCGTACCGACGCGGAACAAAGTATCAGCGGTGGCGCTCGCTATCTTGAAGATATGATGGCTAAAGTTCCTGAAACCGTTCCGGAAGACGAGCGTATCTGGTTTGCTTTAGCCGCCTACAATATGGGGTACGCGCATATGCTTGACGCCAGGGCGCTGACGGTAAAAACCAAAGGTAATCCGGATAGCTGGACCGATGTGAAGCAACGTTTGCCGCTATTAAGCCAAAAACCGTATTACAGTAAGTTAACCTACGGTTACGCGCGTGGGCATGAGGCTTATGCTTATGTGGAAAATATCCGTAAATACCAGATAAGCCTGGTGGGATATTTGCAGGAAAAAGAGAAACAGAAAGCAGAAGCGATGAAACTGGCGCAGAATTATCCGATCGTCTCCCCGGAAGAACTGGATAAAGCTCCCTTCCCCTTCCTGTCGTTTTTAACACAGTCATCGGGTTATCTGGCGCATTCACCGTCTTTACTGTTTACCTCACAGAAAAAAGAAGAAAAATAG
- a CDS encoding PTS transporter subunit EIIC codes for MDKTAAFASDILRGIGGVKNIQRLENCMTRVRVEVQDDSQLDIPRLKTLPGVSGYIKQGAQHQLIVGPGKAAQVVDAMRVQIAAGGEMPDVNEIERTKSEAKAKYKAPMSDALRKLANVFIPLIPAFIASGLITGIINILKRPDIVGDVAVHYPNLLGLMGIFGSAVFAIMNILVGVNTAKVFGGSQALGGVMAGILSSPQLAQITLFGEVLQPGRGGVIAVLLVVALMCWIERQFRKLLPGSLELILNPLLTTMITGAIAIVALQPLGGWISDAIAHGASWAIDRGGFLVGAVLAGAFLPLVLTGLHQGLVPIHVELVQAHGYNALFPILAMAGVGQIGAAIAVLMKTRNARLKKVIKGALPVGLLGIGEPLIFGVTLPLGKPFIGACLGGAVGGALISYWKVATVITFGISGLPLALTIVAGKVVFYLLGYLVAVIAGFIFTWLLGFNDPEE; via the coding sequence ATGGATAAGACGGCAGCGTTCGCCAGCGATATTTTACGTGGTATCGGTGGAGTGAAAAACATTCAACGCTTGGAAAACTGTATGACACGTGTCAGAGTTGAGGTGCAAGACGATAGCCAACTGGATATTCCACGCTTAAAAACGCTGCCCGGCGTTAGTGGATATATCAAGCAAGGGGCGCAACATCAGCTGATCGTGGGGCCAGGGAAAGCAGCCCAGGTGGTGGATGCGATGCGCGTCCAGATTGCCGCAGGCGGCGAAATGCCGGATGTCAACGAGATAGAACGTACCAAATCCGAAGCGAAAGCGAAGTATAAAGCGCCAATGAGCGATGCGTTGCGTAAGCTGGCGAATGTTTTTATCCCACTTATCCCTGCTTTTATTGCATCCGGTTTGATTACCGGCATTATCAACATTCTTAAACGCCCGGATATCGTCGGCGATGTTGCCGTCCACTATCCTAATCTGCTGGGCCTGATGGGGATATTCGGTAGCGCGGTGTTCGCTATCATGAACATTCTGGTCGGCGTCAATACCGCGAAAGTCTTTGGCGGATCGCAGGCGTTAGGCGGCGTGATGGCGGGGATACTCTCCAGCCCACAATTGGCGCAGATTACCCTCTTCGGCGAGGTGCTCCAGCCGGGACGGGGCGGCGTTATCGCTGTTCTGCTGGTGGTGGCGTTAATGTGCTGGATTGAGCGTCAGTTCCGTAAACTGCTGCCCGGGTCGCTGGAGTTAATTCTTAACCCTTTGTTGACGACCATGATCACCGGGGCGATAGCGATTGTCGCGCTGCAACCGCTTGGGGGCTGGATCTCAGATGCGATCGCTCATGGCGCGTCCTGGGCTATTGATCGTGGCGGTTTTCTGGTGGGGGCGGTGTTAGCCGGAGCATTTCTGCCATTGGTACTGACTGGATTACATCAGGGACTGGTACCTATTCATGTGGAACTGGTGCAAGCGCACGGCTATAACGCGCTGTTTCCCATCCTGGCGATGGCGGGCGTTGGTCAGATAGGCGCCGCTATTGCCGTATTGATGAAAACCCGCAACGCGCGACTCAAAAAGGTGATTAAAGGCGCGCTTCCGGTCGGGCTGCTGGGTATTGGCGAGCCGCTGATTTTTGGCGTGACCTTACCCTTGGGTAAGCCATTTATTGGCGCTTGTCTTGGCGGCGCGGTAGGGGGAGCATTGATCAGCTACTGGAAAGTGGCGACGGTAATTACCTTTGGCATTTCCGGTTTACCGCTGGCATTAACAATTGTTGCCGGAAAAGTCGTGTTCTATCTGTTAGGCTATTTAGTAGCGGTAATTGCCGGGTTTATTTTTACCTGGCTGCTGGGGTTCAACGATCCAGAGGAGTAA
- the purL gene encoding phosphoribosylformylglycinamidine synthase encodes MMEILRGSPALSAFRINKLLARFQAANLQVHNIYAEYVHFADLNAPLNDREQAQLIRLLQYGPALSSHTPTGKLLLVTPRPGTISPWSSKATDIAHNCGLQQVDRLERGVAYYIEASTLTAEQWRQVAAELHDRMMETVFSSLTDAEKLFIHHQPTPVSSVDLLGKGRQALIDANQRLGLALAEDEIDYLQAAFTELGRNPNDIELYMFAQANSEHCRHKIFNADWIIDGKPQPKSLFKMIKNTFETTPDYVLSAYKDNAAVMEGSAVGRYFADHNTGRYDFHQEPAHILMKVETHNHPTAISPWPGAATGSGGEIRDEGATGRGAKPKAGLVGFSVSNLRIPGFEQPWEEDFGKPERIVTALDIMTEGPLGGAAFNNEFGRPALTGYFRTYEEKVNSHNGEELRGYHKPVMLAGGIGNIRADHVQKGEIVVGAKLIVLGGPAMNIGLGGGAASSMASGQSDADLDFASVQRDNPEMERRCQEVIDRCWQLGDANPILFIHDVGAGGLSNAMPELVSDGGRGGKFELRDILSDEPGMSPLEIWCNESQERYVLAVAADQLPLFDELCKRERAPYAVIGDATEEQHLSLHDNHFDNQPIDLPLDVLLGKTPKMTRDVQTLKAKGEALNRAEITIADAVNRVLHLPTVAEKTFLVTIGDRTVTGMVARDQMVGPWQVPVANCAVTTASLDSYYGEAMSIGERAPVALLDFAASARLAVGEALTNIAATQIGDIRRIKLSANWMAAAGHPGEDAGLYEAVKAIGEEMCPQLGLTIPVGKDSMSMKTRWQEGNEQREMTSPLSLVISAFARVEDVRHTITPQLSTEDNALILIDLGKGHNALGATALAQVYRQLGDKPADVRDVAQLKGFYDAMQALVAQRKLLAWHDRSDGGLLVTLAEMAFAGHCGVAVDIAALGDDHLAALFNEELGGVIQVRAEDREAVEALLAQYGLADCVHYLGQALAGDRFVITANDQTVYTESRTTLRVWWAETTWQMQRLRDNPQCADQEHEAKANDADPGLNVKLSFDINDDIAAPYIATGARPKVAVLREQGVNSHVEMAAAFHRAGFDAIDVHMSDLLGGRIGLGNFQALVACGGFSYGDVLGAGEGWAKSILFNHRVRDEFETFFHRPQTLALGVCNGCQMMSNLRELIPGSELWPRFVRNHSDRFEARFSLVEVTQSPSLLLQGMAGSQMPIAVSHGEGRVEVRDDAHLAALESKGLVALRYVDNFGYVTERYPANPNGSPNGITAVTTESGRVTIMMPHPERVFRTVANSWHPENWGEDGPWMRIFRNARKQLG; translated from the coding sequence ATGATGGAAATTCTGCGTGGTTCGCCTGCACTGTCTGCATTCCGTATCAATAAACTGCTGGCGCGCTTTCAGGCTGCCAACCTCCAGGTCCACAATATATACGCTGAGTATGTCCATTTTGCTGACCTGAACGCCCCATTAAATGATCGCGAGCAGGCGCAGCTTATCCGTCTGTTGCAATACGGCCCGGCGCTTAGCAGTCATACGCCGACGGGAAAACTCCTGCTGGTCACGCCGCGTCCCGGTACCATCTCCCCCTGGTCTTCAAAAGCAACGGATATCGCCCACAACTGCGGTTTGCAACAGGTTGACCGTCTGGAGCGCGGCGTAGCGTATTATATTGAGGCTTCTACGTTGACGGCTGAACAGTGGCGACAGGTTGCCGCAGAACTGCACGACCGTATGATGGAGACGGTGTTCTCTTCATTAACCGATGCGGAAAAATTGTTTATCCATCATCAGCCTACGCCGGTTTCCAGCGTCGATCTGCTGGGGAAAGGCCGCCAGGCGCTGATTGATGCGAATCAGCGTCTCGGTCTGGCACTGGCGGAGGATGAAATTGATTATCTACAGGCGGCGTTTACCGAACTGGGGCGCAACCCGAACGATATCGAACTGTATATGTTTGCCCAGGCAAATTCTGAGCACTGTCGCCACAAGATTTTTAACGCCGACTGGATTATCGACGGTAAACCGCAGCCGAAATCGCTGTTTAAAATGATAAAAAACACCTTCGAAACCACGCCGGATTATGTGCTCTCCGCCTATAAAGATAATGCCGCAGTGATGGAAGGATCTGCGGTGGGGCGCTACTTCGCCGACCACAATACTGGCCGTTACGATTTTCATCAGGAGCCCGCGCACATTCTGATGAAGGTTGAAACGCATAACCACCCCACCGCCATCTCTCCGTGGCCGGGGGCGGCGACCGGTTCCGGCGGCGAAATTCGTGATGAAGGCGCCACCGGGCGGGGCGCTAAGCCCAAAGCGGGTCTGGTGGGGTTCTCGGTTTCTAACCTGCGCATCCCAGGCTTTGAACAGCCGTGGGAAGAGGATTTTGGCAAGCCGGAACGTATAGTCACCGCGCTGGATATCATGACCGAAGGTCCGCTGGGCGGCGCGGCGTTTAACAACGAATTTGGTCGCCCGGCATTGACCGGCTACTTCCGTACTTATGAAGAGAAAGTGAACAGCCACAACGGTGAAGAGCTGCGCGGTTATCACAAGCCTGTCATGCTGGCGGGCGGGATCGGTAATATCCGCGCCGATCACGTGCAGAAAGGCGAGATCGTCGTGGGCGCGAAGCTGATTGTCCTCGGCGGCCCGGCGATGAATATCGGCCTCGGCGGTGGCGCGGCATCGTCGATGGCGTCCGGCCAGTCCGATGCCGATCTTGATTTTGCCTCTGTTCAGCGCGATAACCCGGAAATGGAACGCCGCTGCCAGGAAGTGATCGACCGCTGCTGGCAGCTGGGCGACGCTAACCCCATCCTGTTTATTCACGACGTGGGCGCGGGCGGTCTCTCTAATGCGATGCCGGAATTGGTGAGCGACGGCGGGCGCGGCGGGAAGTTCGAACTGCGCGACATTCTGAGCGACGAGCCGGGTATGAGTCCGCTGGAAATCTGGTGTAACGAATCGCAGGAGCGGTATGTACTGGCAGTTGCTGCCGATCAGTTGCCGCTGTTCGATGAACTGTGCAAGCGCGAACGCGCGCCGTATGCGGTCATTGGCGACGCTACCGAAGAACAGCATCTCTCGTTGCATGATAACCATTTCGACAATCAGCCGATCGATCTGCCGCTGGATGTTCTTCTGGGCAAAACGCCAAAAATGACCCGCGACGTGCAAACATTGAAGGCAAAAGGCGAAGCGCTGAACCGCGCGGAGATCACCATTGCCGACGCCGTAAATCGCGTGTTGCATCTGCCAACCGTGGCGGAGAAAACCTTCCTCGTCACTATTGGCGACCGTACCGTCACCGGCATGGTGGCGCGTGATCAGATGGTTGGCCCGTGGCAGGTTCCGGTGGCTAACTGTGCGGTCACTACCGCCAGCCTCGACAGCTACTACGGCGAGGCAATGTCGATTGGCGAGCGTGCCCCAGTCGCCTTGCTTGATTTTGCTGCTTCCGCCCGTCTGGCTGTCGGCGAAGCGCTGACTAATATTGCTGCCACTCAGATTGGTGATATCAGGCGCATTAAACTTTCCGCTAACTGGATGGCGGCAGCTGGTCATCCGGGCGAAGATGCCGGTTTGTATGAGGCGGTGAAAGCCATCGGTGAAGAGATGTGTCCGCAGTTGGGGCTGACTATCCCGGTGGGTAAAGACTCGATGTCGATGAAAACCCGCTGGCAGGAAGGTAACGAGCAACGTGAAATGACCTCGCCGCTGTCGCTGGTGATTTCCGCGTTTGCCCGCGTGGAAGATGTGCGTCATACCATTACGCCGCAGCTTTCAACGGAAGATAACGCCCTGATACTGATCGATCTCGGCAAGGGGCATAACGCACTGGGCGCAACAGCGTTGGCGCAGGTGTACCGTCAGCTTGGTGATAAGCCGGCAGACGTGCGTGACGTCGCGCAACTGAAAGGCTTCTACGACGCCATGCAGGCGCTGGTGGCGCAGCGCAAATTGTTAGCCTGGCACGACCGTTCCGATGGCGGTCTGTTGGTGACGCTGGCCGAGATGGCCTTTGCCGGGCACTGCGGTGTGGCGGTCGATATCGCCGCGTTGGGCGATGATCATCTGGCTGCGCTGTTTAACGAGGAACTGGGCGGCGTGATTCAGGTACGCGCTGAAGACAGAGAAGCAGTAGAAGCGCTGTTGGCGCAGTACGGCCTTGCGGATTGCGTCCACTACCTTGGTCAGGCGCTGGCTGGCGATCGCTTTGTGATTACCGCTAATGATCAGACGGTATACACCGAAAGCCGTACCACGCTGCGTGTCTGGTGGGCGGAAACCACCTGGCAGATGCAGCGTCTGCGCGACAATCCGCAATGTGCCGATCAGGAACACGAGGCGAAAGCTAACGATGCCGATCCCGGCCTCAATGTGAAGTTGTCATTTGATATAAATGACGATATCGCCGCGCCGTACATCGCAACTGGCGCACGACCGAAAGTCGCTGTACTGCGCGAGCAGGGGGTGAACTCTCACGTGGAGATGGCGGCGGCGTTTCACCGTGCGGGCTTTGACGCCATTGACGTCCATATGAGCGACCTGCTCGGCGGTCGTATCGGTCTGGGGAACTTCCAGGCGTTGGTGGCTTGCGGTGGCTTTTCCTACGGCGACGTGCTGGGCGCGGGCGAAGGCTGGGCGAAATCCATTCTGTTTAACCATCGCGTGCGCGACGAATTCGAAACCTTCTTCCATCGTCCGCAGACGCTGGCGCTGGGCGTGTGCAACGGTTGCCAGATGATGTCGAATCTGCGCGAGCTGATCCCGGGCAGCGAGTTGTGGCCACGGTTTGTACGTAACCATTCTGACCGTTTTGAAGCCCGCTTCAGTCTGGTAGAGGTGACACAAAGTCCATCTTTACTGCTGCAAGGAATGGCAGGTTCACAGATGCCCATTGCGGTGTCCCATGGGGAAGGGCGTGTTGAAGTCCGTGACGATGCGCATCTTGCAGCACTTGAGAGCAAAGGCCTGGTTGCCCTGCGCTACGTAGACAATTTCGGTTACGTGACCGAACGTTACCCGGCTAACCCGAACGGTTCGCCGAACGGCATCACGGCGGTGACGACAGAAAGCGGTCGGGTGACGATTATGATGCCGCACCCGGAACGGGTATTCCGCACTGTCGCTAACTCCTGGCATCCGGAAAACTGGGGTGAGGATGGCCCGTGGATGCGCATTTTCCGCAACGCGCGTAAGCAACTGGGTTAA
- the tadA gene encoding tRNA adenosine(34) deaminase TadA, with product MPPAFITGVTSLSDVELNHEYWMRHALTLAKRAWDEREVPVGAVLVHNHCVIGEGWNRPISRHDPTAHAEIMALRQGGLVLQNYRLLDATLYVTLEPCVMCAGAMIHSRIGRVVFGARDAKTGAAGSLIDVLHHPGMNHRVEIIEGVLRDECATLLSDFFRMRRQEIKALKKSARA from the coding sequence ATGCCGCCCGCTTTTATTACCGGAGTCACCTCTTTGTCTGATGTTGAATTAAATCACGAATACTGGATGCGCCACGCGCTGACGCTGGCGAAACGTGCATGGGATGAGCGTGAGGTTCCGGTTGGCGCAGTATTGGTGCATAACCATTGTGTCATTGGAGAGGGCTGGAATCGGCCCATTAGCCGCCACGATCCTACTGCGCATGCCGAAATTATGGCGCTGCGTCAGGGCGGCCTGGTGCTGCAGAATTACCGGTTACTGGACGCCACGCTGTATGTCACTCTGGAACCGTGTGTGATGTGCGCAGGCGCAATGATACATAGCCGTATTGGACGTGTCGTCTTTGGTGCGCGTGATGCAAAGACTGGTGCGGCCGGATCGCTAATTGATGTGCTGCACCATCCGGGAATGAATCACCGGGTCGAGATTATTGAAGGGGTGCTGCGCGATGAATGTGCGACACTGCTCAGTGATTTTTTCCGGATGCGTCGTCAGGAAATTAAAGCTCTGAAGAAATCTGCACGCGCGTAA
- a CDS encoding MurR/RpiR family transcriptional regulator, producing MNCLIRIRQRYPDLAQSDKKLADYLLAQPDTARHLSSQQLAAESGVSQSSVVKFAQKLGFKGFPALKLAISEALVSNPDPHSVPVHNQIRGDDPMRLVGEKLIKENVAAMHATLDVNSEEKLSESVAMLRHARRIVITGIGASGLVAQNFAWKLLKIGINAVVERDMHALLATVQALAPEDLLLAISYSGERRELNLAADETLRTGAKILAITGFSPNALQQRATRCLYTIAEEQATRSAAISSTHAQMMLTDLLFMALVQQDLERAPDRIRHSEALVKKLV from the coding sequence ATGAACTGTTTGATTCGTATTCGTCAGCGTTATCCGGATCTTGCGCAAAGCGACAAGAAACTGGCGGATTATCTCCTTGCGCAGCCGGACACAGCGCGCCATCTGAGCTCTCAGCAACTGGCGGCGGAATCGGGAGTCAGTCAGTCCAGCGTAGTAAAGTTTGCGCAAAAACTGGGATTTAAAGGTTTTCCGGCGTTGAAACTGGCCATCAGCGAAGCACTGGTCAGCAATCCGGACCCACATTCTGTGCCCGTTCATAATCAGATTCGCGGTGACGACCCGATGCGCCTGGTCGGGGAAAAATTAATTAAAGAGAATGTGGCGGCGATGCATGCCACGCTGGACGTTAACAGCGAAGAAAAGCTGTCTGAGAGTGTCGCAATGCTGCGCCACGCCCGGCGTATTGTTATTACAGGGATTGGCGCTTCGGGGCTGGTGGCGCAAAACTTTGCCTGGAAGCTGCTGAAGATTGGCATTAACGCGGTGGTTGAACGTGATATGCACGCGCTACTGGCGACGGTGCAGGCGCTGGCGCCAGAAGATCTGTTGCTGGCGATCTCTTATTCCGGGGAACGGCGGGAGCTGAATCTGGCGGCAGACGAAACATTACGTACAGGCGCGAAGATCCTGGCCATCACCGGTTTTTCACCCAACGCTCTACAACAACGCGCCACACGCTGCCTGTATACCATTGCTGAAGAGCAGGCTACGCGTAGCGCCGCCATCTCCTCCACACATGCGCAAATGATGCTGACCGATTTATTATTCATGGCTCTGGTGCAGCAGGATTTAGAGCGGGCACCGGATCGTATTCGCCATAGTGAGGCGCTGGTAAAAAAACTGGTTTGA
- the murQ gene encoding N-acetylmuramic acid 6-phosphate etherase yields the protein MNLGALVSETRNPQTMDLDALSTCELVKRFNEQDTLVAEAVKATLPEIARAVDAAAEALKSGGRIIYMGAGTSGRLGVLDASECPPTFGVPHGLVVGLIAGGPGALLKAVEGAEDSLQAGEDDLIALNLQRQDLVVGLAASGRTPYVIGGLRYARQSGCTTVAVSCNPDSPVAREADIAISPVVGPEALTGSTRLKSGTAQKMVLNMISTGAMVKFGKVYQNLMVDMKATNIKLIDRACRMVVEATGIGREEAETLLKQTDFEVKPAILMALTGLDAAAAREKLAAHQGFLRAALQH from the coding sequence ATGAATCTTGGTGCGCTAGTGTCTGAAACCCGTAACCCGCAAACAATGGATCTGGATGCGCTATCCACCTGTGAATTAGTTAAGCGTTTTAATGAACAGGATACGCTGGTAGCGGAAGCAGTAAAAGCCACTTTGCCGGAGATTGCGCGTGCGGTAGATGCCGCAGCGGAAGCGCTGAAGTCTGGTGGACGTATCATTTATATGGGGGCGGGCACCAGCGGTCGGCTTGGCGTACTGGATGCCTCTGAATGCCCACCAACGTTTGGTGTCCCGCACGGCCTGGTCGTCGGGCTGATTGCCGGCGGGCCAGGCGCGCTGTTGAAGGCGGTTGAAGGTGCGGAAGACAGCCTACAGGCTGGCGAAGACGATCTTATCGCGCTAAACCTGCAACGACAGGATCTGGTGGTAGGGCTGGCGGCGTCGGGTCGTACGCCCTATGTGATTGGCGGTCTGCGCTATGCGCGTCAATCAGGTTGCACCACCGTTGCCGTTTCCTGCAATCCGGATTCTCCTGTTGCCCGGGAAGCTGATATCGCTATTTCGCCGGTCGTCGGGCCGGAAGCGCTTACTGGCTCCACGCGGCTGAAATCCGGCACGGCGCAGAAAATGGTGCTCAATATGATCTCTACCGGCGCCATGGTGAAGTTCGGCAAGGTCTATCAAAACCTGATGGTGGATATGAAAGCCACCAATATCAAGCTGATCGATCGCGCGTGTCGAATGGTCGTCGAAGCGACGGGAATAGGTCGTGAGGAGGCGGAAACTCTGCTGAAGCAGACCGATTTTGAGGTTAAGCCCGCCATTTTGATGGCGCTTACGGGGCTGGATGCCGCAGCCGCAAGGGAAAAACTCGCTGCTCATCAGGGATTTTTAAGAGCGGCGTTACAGCACTAA